The sequence CCGTCGCGTCTCCCGGTACAGCGAGCGAGAGTTGCGGTGCGCCGCCTCGAGGACGTCGATGGCGTGGTCACCGCACGCGATCCTGGCCAGCCAGGCGTCCGACATCGACGGCTGCGCCGCGGTGATCGCGACGAAACCGGACAGTGCGCCGCGGGTGTCGCCCGCCTTGAAGCGCTCGATCGCAGTGTCGAACGACCGGCGCTGATCGGTCGCTGCGGTCAATTGCTGCTCCTCACGTCCGCGCAAGTCATCGAAACGCGCGCTCTCCTATGCGGTCTGGCCTACGGAGCCGAGGAAGGGCTGCTCCGCTTTGAACGTGGCGATCTGGACATCGGTGGTGAACGCCGAGGTGGCGATCCGGACCGTCGAGGCCGAGATCTGAGTGAACGACAGATCCGGTGTCGCGGCGTTGCTCTCTGCGTCACCGATGGCGATCACCGTCGATGCCAGGCCGGCAGGCGGCGGTCCGCCGGCCCTGTCGCTGACGACGATGGACGGCACGAACTCCGGCGGATGCCTGTGATCGACGACCGCGATCAACGGCTGTTCCAGCTGGCGCCACCGTGCCGGCTTGTCGGTGTAGATCGCGATGCGTTCACCGACGGCGGCGGCGCGCACCAGCAACTGGCAGGCGTACGGCATGCCGGTGTGCAGAGCGATCCGGGTCGCCTGGTCGGGATCGGTCAGCGACAACAGCAGCAGGTCGCCCCGTTGTGTGGTGCCGATGAGCACACCGGAGGAGCCGACCGGAATATCGAGCTGTGACGCATCGAGCGGACGTGCAGGCATCGCGTCGAAGCTGCGCGGCAGCGGTGCCGACCGGAGCGCCGCGGGCCCCTGATGACCGGGCAGCGGGTTCAGATACAGCGTTGGAGGCTGCGTCGGCGCCTGAGGGTCGTTGACCCGCACCAGCGCCGAGACCCATGCGCGGCCCTGGGTGGGCCCTCGCCGCTTCGTCAACGAAATCGTCTGGACCACAGCGTCGGAGCGCAGTGTCCACATCTGTTGGAGCGTGTTGGTGGTGATGTCCTCGGGAGAGAAGTAGTACGACGTCAGGTAGCCGGGGTGCGCCTGAATCGTCTTCCACTCCTCTGTCGGGGCCACCGGCGTCGGCATGCGCGGACCGACAGGTGCATTGGCGGGCTCGTCTCCTGCGGGCACCACCGCGAGATTCGCACCGAGGTCGACCATGGCCGCGTCGATGTCCTTGGCGGTCAGCGGTTTAGCCCGCACCCCGCGCTGCAGCAGCGTGTTGATGATGCGCTCGGTGGCCGCCGCGGCGGTCGCACCGACCGTCGAGCGGTAGGTCAGACCGCGCACCGAG is a genomic window of Mycobacterium sp. ITM-2016-00318 containing:
- the eccE gene encoding type VII secretion protein EccE, which gives rise to MKARTIGVNASIPVVVGVEVATLAAILILPPGRWSWWPTAATAVVAILALMLTVYRRTVVKWIVDRVRWRRRRRRTGTPAPSIDIPHGASLYGVRMPERIVGDAITMIEVTGQAYSPTLLTGSATALTPNRLPLDALSGLLDQPGGIKLSGIDVVSSGLRVRRGTGYPPLYSTLLADRPAAGQRRTYLVVRLDVANSVRGLTYRSTVGATAAAATERIINTLLQRGVRAKPLTAKDIDAAMVDLGANLAVVPAGDEPANAPVGPRMPTPVAPTEEWKTIQAHPGYLTSYYFSPEDITTNTLQQMWTLRSDAVVQTISLTKRRGPTQGRAWVSALVRVNDPQAPTQPPTLYLNPLPGHQGPAALRSAPLPRSFDAMPARPLDASQLDIPVGSSGVLIGTTQRGDLLLLSLTDPDQATRIALHTGMPYACQLLVRAAAVGERIAIYTDKPARWRQLEQPLIAVVDHRHPPEFVPSIVVSDRAGGPPPAGLASTVIAIGDAESNAATPDLSFTQISASTVRIATSAFTTDVQIATFKAEQPFLGSVGQTA